Proteins encoded by one window of Massilia sp. NR 4-1:
- a CDS encoding aldehyde dehydrogenase family protein, producing the protein MPTINEILKTMDYGPAPEGTKEAQAWLEQRSRTFGLFIDNTWSEPGELFASTNPADGKPLAELTQATSDDVERAVQAARRAQPGWQALGGHGRARVLYAIARLMQKHARLFAVLETLDNGKTIRETRDADLPLVARHFYYHAGWAQLQDEEFAGHRAVGVVGQIVPWNFPLLMLAWKIAPALAAGNTVVFKPAEFTSLTAMLFAEICVQAGVPAGVVNIVTGDGRVGEAIVKHEGIDKLAFTGSTEVGRLIREATAGSGKKLSLELGGKSPFIVFEDADLDAAVEGLVDSIWFNQGQVCCAGSRLLVQESVEQRFLAKLRARMDHLRLGSPLDKSMDIGALVDPVQRQRIAALVDSARAEGCTVYQPAGCEIPADGSWFPPTLITGASTAAAVSQAEIFGPVLVAMSFRTPAEAVQLANNTVYGLASCVWTENISLALDVAPQIKAGVVWINTANQFDAACGFGGYRESGYGREGGREGMYEYLVPVSEDARPAAPVVEKSKAKAAPAASADPFAIDRTAKLYIGGKQARPDGAYSRAVHGADGKFIAEVGEGNRKDIRNAVEAAHKAAGWTKATAHNRAQVLYYIAENLAARGEEFAARIGAMTGAKNPEKEVQASIERLFYWAAWADKYDGLAHQPPMHGITVALNEAIGVIGVVCPNENPLLGLISLVAPAIAVGNRVVVVPSEAHPLSATDLYQVFDTSDLPGGVVNIVTGSADELARTLASHADVDAVWRHDGSAEGCAEVERLSAASLKRTWTGGAKGRDWYSTAQAGGRAVLAHASQVKNIWIPYGV; encoded by the coding sequence ATGCCAACTATTAACGAGATTCTCAAGACCATGGACTACGGCCCAGCACCAGAAGGCACGAAAGAAGCGCAAGCCTGGCTGGAACAGCGTTCCCGCACATTCGGCCTGTTCATCGACAATACCTGGAGCGAGCCGGGCGAGCTGTTCGCCTCCACCAACCCGGCCGACGGCAAGCCGCTGGCCGAACTGACCCAGGCCACGAGCGACGACGTGGAACGCGCCGTGCAAGCCGCGCGCCGCGCCCAGCCGGGCTGGCAGGCGCTGGGCGGCCATGGCCGCGCACGCGTGCTGTACGCCATCGCCCGCCTGATGCAAAAGCATGCGCGCCTGTTCGCCGTGCTGGAAACCCTGGACAACGGCAAGACCATCCGCGAAACCCGTGACGCCGACCTGCCGCTGGTGGCGCGCCATTTCTACTACCACGCTGGCTGGGCCCAGCTGCAGGACGAGGAATTCGCCGGCCACCGTGCGGTGGGCGTGGTGGGCCAGATCGTGCCGTGGAACTTCCCGCTGCTGATGCTGGCGTGGAAAATTGCGCCGGCCCTGGCCGCGGGCAATACCGTGGTCTTCAAACCGGCCGAATTCACTTCGCTGACCGCCATGCTGTTCGCCGAGATCTGCGTGCAGGCTGGCGTGCCGGCCGGCGTGGTGAATATCGTCACCGGCGATGGCCGCGTGGGCGAAGCCATCGTCAAGCATGAAGGCATCGACAAGCTGGCCTTTACCGGCTCCACCGAAGTGGGCCGCCTGATCCGCGAAGCCACCGCTGGCAGCGGCAAGAAGCTGTCGCTGGAACTGGGCGGCAAATCGCCCTTCATCGTGTTCGAGGACGCCGATCTGGACGCCGCCGTCGAAGGCCTGGTCGATTCGATCTGGTTCAACCAGGGCCAGGTCTGCTGCGCCGGTTCGCGCCTGCTGGTGCAGGAATCGGTGGAACAGCGCTTCCTGGCCAAGCTGCGCGCCCGCATGGACCATCTGCGCCTCGGCTCGCCGCTGGATAAATCGATGGATATCGGCGCCCTGGTCGATCCGGTCCAGCGCCAGCGCATCGCCGCCCTGGTGGATTCGGCGCGCGCCGAAGGCTGCACCGTGTACCAGCCTGCCGGCTGCGAAATCCCGGCCGACGGTTCCTGGTTCCCGCCCACCCTGATCACCGGCGCATCGACCGCCGCCGCCGTGTCGCAAGCCGAAATCTTCGGCCCCGTGCTGGTGGCGATGAGCTTCCGTACCCCGGCCGAAGCGGTGCAACTGGCGAACAACACCGTGTACGGCCTGGCTTCCTGCGTGTGGACCGAAAACATTTCGCTCGCGCTCGACGTGGCGCCGCAGATCAAGGCTGGCGTGGTGTGGATCAATACCGCCAACCAGTTCGACGCCGCTTGCGGCTTCGGCGGCTACCGCGAATCCGGCTATGGCCGCGAAGGCGGCCGCGAAGGCATGTACGAATACCTGGTGCCGGTGTCGGAAGATGCGCGCCCCGCCGCACCGGTGGTGGAGAAGTCCAAAGCCAAAGCCGCTCCTGCCGCTTCCGCCGACCCATTCGCCATCGACCGCACCGCCAAGCTGTACATCGGCGGCAAGCAGGCCCGCCCTGACGGCGCCTATAGCCGCGCCGTGCATGGCGCTGACGGCAAGTTCATCGCCGAAGTGGGCGAGGGCAACCGCAAGGACATCCGCAACGCCGTGGAAGCCGCCCACAAGGCCGCCGGCTGGACCAAGGCCACCGCGCATAACCGCGCCCAGGTGCTGTACTACATCGCCGAAAACCTGGCCGCGCGCGGCGAGGAATTCGCGGCCCGCATCGGCGCCATGACCGGCGCCAAGAATCCCGAGAAGGAAGTGCAGGCTTCCATCGAGCGCCTGTTCTACTGGGCCGCATGGGCCGACAAATACGACGGCCTGGCGCACCAGCCGCCGATGCACGGCATTACCGTGGCCCTGAACGAAGCCATCGGCGTGATCGGCGTGGTCTGCCCGAACGAGAACCCGCTGCTCGGCCTGATCTCCCTGGTCGCTCCGGCCATCGCCGTGGGCAACCGCGTGGTGGTTGTGCCTTCGGAGGCGCATCCGCTGTCGGCCACCGATCTGTACCAGGTCTTCGACACGTCGGACCTGCCGGGTGGCGTGGTGAACATCGTCACTGGTAGCGCCGACGAGCTGGCGCGCACCCTGGCTTCGCACGCCGACGTGGACGCGGTCTGGCGCCATGACGGTTCGGCCGAAGGCTGCGCCGAAGTGGAACGCCTGTCGGCCGCTTCGCTGAAGCGCACCTGGACCGGTGGCGCCAAAGGCCGCGACTGGTACAGCACCGCGCAAGCGGGTGGCCGTGCCGTGCTGGCGCATGCGTCGCAAGTGAAAAATATCTGGATTCCATACGGCGTATAA